A genomic region of Pirellulales bacterium contains the following coding sequences:
- a CDS encoding cellulose binding domain-containing protein yields the protein MNKWNQQRNWLARFGRSNSPKKQKPGRRMFGARTFEMLEDRNMLAAGVLATYTLTNDWGSGYQAQLQLTNQQATSIPNWQAQFDLARNITSIWDAKVVSHTGNHYVIQGLSYDSTLGANSSVSFGFVASGGGNIAPTNYVVNGVAAGGGGQPAPAPTLSIADVTQAEGNSGTSNFVFNVSLSAAATTPVTVKYSTANGTATAGSDYSTTTGTLTIAAGQTTGQIVVPVLGDTTVELNETFTVSLSNPTGATINRATATGTITNDDTAPSTGNFKYQVTSDWGSGFTGQVTVTNSSQQPVTNWTLEFDFPATITSIWDASIVSHTGNHYVITNAGWNSTIPAGGTASFGFNGSPGNSTVVPTNYLLHSGSTTGGTSGGGTTNHSPTPAADALLVNPNQATIVNVLANDTDPDGDPLTVTAVTKPSHGTTLLNSNGTVTYTPTTGYLGTDSFSYTVSDGRGGTGSAIVTLTVGTPASTVAWPAQYYAPYVDVTLYPTYNLVSATQTQGVKYYTLAFITADAQNQPAWGGYSEYEVNGGAFDMALRQQVASVRSLGGDVMASFGGEAGQELAQVITNVKTLTAAYQTVVTDYNLTHIDFDIEGAAVADHASIDRRSQALAALQQAQAAAGQPLTIWFTLPALPSGLTADGLYVLQSALKYGVQIGGVNVMTMDYGESAAPNPQGQMGTFAIEAANSLFAQLQGLYGTAKTSAQLWQMIGVTPMIGVNDDTNEVFDKPAAQQLTTFAQQHDMARISMWSLNRDTAGTAKSYVDNTSSSITQSAFDFSKIFETI from the coding sequence ATGAACAAATGGAATCAGCAGCGAAACTGGCTCGCGCGCTTCGGTCGCTCAAACAGCCCAAAGAAACAAAAACCTGGCCGCCGGATGTTCGGCGCCCGCACTTTCGAAATGCTCGAAGATCGCAATATGCTGGCCGCCGGCGTGCTGGCCACCTATACGCTCACCAACGATTGGGGCTCCGGCTATCAGGCACAGCTTCAACTTACGAACCAGCAGGCCACGAGCATTCCGAACTGGCAGGCCCAGTTCGATCTGGCCCGCAATATCACCTCGATCTGGGATGCCAAGGTCGTCAGCCACACCGGCAACCATTACGTCATCCAAGGGCTGTCGTACGACAGCACGCTGGGTGCGAATTCCAGCGTGAGCTTCGGCTTCGTCGCCAGTGGCGGCGGCAACATCGCGCCGACGAACTACGTCGTCAACGGTGTGGCAGCCGGCGGCGGCGGTCAGCCTGCCCCCGCGCCAACACTCTCGATTGCCGACGTCACGCAGGCCGAAGGAAATTCCGGCACGTCGAATTTTGTTTTCAACGTCTCGCTTTCGGCTGCCGCGACGACGCCGGTCACCGTCAAGTATTCAACCGCTAACGGCACTGCGACCGCCGGCAGCGACTACTCGACCACCACCGGCACGCTGACCATCGCCGCTGGGCAAACCACCGGGCAGATCGTGGTACCCGTACTTGGGGACACCACGGTCGAATTAAACGAGACCTTCACCGTCTCGCTCAGCAATCCCACCGGCGCGACGATCAATCGCGCAACGGCAACCGGCACCATCACCAACGACGACACCGCCCCCTCGACCGGCAATTTCAAATACCAGGTCACCAGCGATTGGGGATCAGGCTTTACCGGTCAGGTCACCGTCACCAACAGCAGCCAGCAGCCCGTTACGAATTGGACCCTGGAATTTGACTTCCCGGCCACGATCACATCGATCTGGGACGCATCGATTGTCAGCCATACGGGCAATCACTACGTCATCACGAACGCCGGTTGGAACAGCACGATTCCGGCCGGAGGCACGGCTTCTTTTGGATTTAACGGCAGCCCCGGCAATTCGACGGTCGTGCCCACCAACTATCTGCTGCACAGCGGTTCCACAACAGGTGGCACATCGGGCGGAGGCACAACCAACCATTCCCCAACGCCGGCCGCCGATGCGCTGCTGGTAAACCCTAATCAGGCCACGATCGTCAACGTCTTAGCCAACGACACCGATCCCGATGGCGATCCGCTAACCGTCACCGCCGTGACTAAGCCATCGCACGGCACGACGCTGCTGAACTCCAACGGCACCGTGACGTACACGCCCACGACCGGTTACCTCGGCACAGACAGCTTCTCGTACACCGTCAGCGATGGTCGCGGCGGTACCGGCTCGGCGATCGTGACGCTGACGGTCGGAACCCCGGCGTCGACCGTGGCCTGGCCGGCGCAGTACTACGCGCCTTACGTCGATGTGACGCTGTATCCGACCTACAACCTGGTGTCCGCAACGCAAACGCAAGGCGTCAAGTATTACACGCTGGCCTTCATTACGGCCGACGCGCAGAATCAGCCTGCCTGGGGCGGTTACAGCGAGTATGAAGTCAACGGCGGCGCCTTCGACATGGCGCTGCGTCAGCAAGTGGCTTCGGTCCGATCGCTCGGCGGCGACGTGATGGCATCATTCGGTGGCGAAGCCGGACAGGAACTCGCCCAAGTCATCACGAATGTAAAGACGCTCACCGCGGCCTATCAAACCGTCGTGACGGATTACAACCTGACGCACATCGATTTCGATATCGAAGGGGCCGCCGTGGCGGATCACGCCTCGATCGATCGTCGCTCGCAGGCCCTCGCCGCACTGCAACAGGCGCAGGCCGCGGCAGGCCAGCCTCTGACGATCTGGTTCACACTGCCGGCACTCCCCTCGGGCCTCACGGCCGACGGGTTGTACGTGTTGCAATCCGCGCTGAAATATGGCGTGCAGATCGGCGGTGTCAACGTCATGACGATGGATTACGGCGAGTCGGCCGCGCCGAACCCGCAAGGGCAGATGGGGACCTTTGCCATCGAGGCCGCCAATAGTCTGTTCGCGCAATTGCAAGGACTTTACGGCACGGCCAAGACCAGTGCGCAGTTGTGGCAGATGATCGGTGTCACTCCGATGATCGGTGTCAACGACGACACGAACGAGGTCTTCGACAAGCCTGCCGCCCAGCAGCTTACGACCTTTGCCCAGCAGCATGACATGGCACGGATATCGATGTGGTCGCTCAATCGCGACACCGCCGGAACGGCCAAGAGCTACGTCGACAACACGTCGAGCAGCATCACGCAAAGCGCGTTCGACTTCTCGAAGATCTTCGAGACGATCTGA
- a CDS encoding CHASE3 domain-containing protein, producing MRAGTHSWTTLATGIFACLLIVAGSICFREISALHENSSWVAHTHEVIGALEKCIATITDAETSQRGFVITGNNDYLSRYDATQADCQASLAEVEKLTGDNPDQQEKIARLQEVVRKRLAELQVPLELAKNQDTAGARERIKEGRGLASMDQIRSLIDEMQQDERSLLAERETANNRTFSSALRNVIVNVLVGLAALATVWYLVYRYLQVLDKSAAEIHDQRELLHATLISIGDGVIATDHEGRVNFLNAVAQRLTGWNESDAAGQPLSRVFHIVNEETRQVVDNPAERALREGQIVGLANHTILIAKDGVEWPLDDSAAPIRTRTGEVRGAILVFREITERKLYERQLMSHADQLAEDDRRKNEFLATLAHELRNPLSPLSNALQLWPFVKDNPAELERLRVLMVRQLRQMNRLIDDLLDVSRVTRGHIHLQKQQVDITAPINEAIETVKPFIDVAGQRLTVTLPESPVLVDGDVARLTQVFGNILNNASKFTGRDGVIWVSAESTDGHVVVRFRDNGPGIPTNMLGEIFEMFRQGDNSLERANGGLGIGLTLVKRLVEEHGGSIQAHSDGPGCGSEFVVKLPTLAPTDANGDGQEMRYRVEQVASVPAHRILVVDDVRASAHTLAMMLRVIGQEVAEANDGPTGIEWALANRPAVVFLDIAMPGMSGYDVARRMRAELPEVVLVALTGYGQEDDRRTALEAGFDHHLVKPTSLDTLRQLLAGIGPAGVPVDGQAT from the coding sequence ATGCGTGCAGGCACACATTCCTGGACAACGCTGGCCACGGGCATTTTCGCGTGCTTGTTGATTGTTGCCGGCAGCATTTGCTTTCGGGAAATCAGCGCGCTGCACGAAAACTCGAGCTGGGTGGCCCACACGCACGAGGTGATCGGTGCGTTGGAAAAGTGTATTGCCACGATCACTGACGCCGAGACCAGCCAACGCGGCTTCGTGATTACGGGTAACAACGATTACCTGTCCCGGTACGACGCCACACAAGCCGACTGCCAGGCCTCCTTGGCGGAAGTCGAGAAGTTGACCGGCGACAACCCGGACCAGCAGGAAAAGATTGCACGATTGCAAGAGGTGGTTCGTAAGCGCCTGGCCGAGCTGCAAGTCCCCTTGGAACTGGCGAAGAATCAAGATACCGCCGGAGCGCGCGAGCGCATCAAGGAAGGGCGGGGCCTTGCGTCGATGGACCAAATTCGGTCTTTGATCGACGAGATGCAGCAAGACGAGCGTAGCTTGCTCGCCGAGCGCGAGACGGCGAACAACCGGACGTTCTCGTCCGCGCTGCGGAACGTGATCGTTAACGTGCTCGTGGGCCTGGCGGCGCTGGCGACCGTCTGGTACCTGGTCTATCGCTATTTGCAGGTGCTTGACAAGTCGGCGGCCGAAATCCACGACCAGCGCGAGCTGCTGCACGCCACGCTGATCAGCATTGGCGACGGTGTGATCGCCACGGACCACGAGGGGCGCGTCAATTTTCTCAATGCGGTGGCGCAGCGGCTGACGGGCTGGAACGAGTCGGACGCGGCAGGCCAGCCACTATCCCGCGTGTTCCATATCGTTAACGAGGAAACGCGGCAGGTTGTCGACAACCCGGCCGAGCGCGCGCTGCGCGAAGGGCAAATCGTGGGGTTGGCGAACCACACGATCCTGATCGCGAAGGATGGCGTCGAGTGGCCGCTGGACGACAGCGCCGCACCGATTCGCACCCGCACCGGCGAGGTCCGAGGAGCGATTCTGGTGTTTCGCGAGATCACTGAGCGAAAGTTGTACGAGCGGCAATTGATGTCGCATGCCGATCAATTGGCCGAGGACGATCGTCGCAAGAACGAGTTTCTGGCGACATTGGCGCACGAATTGCGCAATCCGTTGTCGCCCCTGAGCAATGCCCTGCAGTTGTGGCCGTTCGTGAAGGACAACCCGGCCGAATTGGAACGCCTGCGCGTGCTGATGGTGCGACAACTGCGGCAGATGAATCGCTTGATCGACGATCTCTTGGATGTTTCGCGCGTGACGCGCGGCCACATTCATTTGCAAAAACAACAGGTCGATATCACGGCCCCGATCAACGAGGCGATCGAAACGGTTAAGCCATTCATCGATGTGGCCGGGCAACGTTTGACGGTGACGCTGCCGGAGAGCCCCGTATTAGTCGATGGGGACGTGGCCCGTCTGACGCAAGTCTTTGGAAATATTCTGAACAATGCCTCGAAGTTCACAGGCCGCGACGGTGTCATCTGGGTCAGCGCAGAATCCACCGACGGTCATGTCGTCGTGCGATTTCGCGACAACGGACCGGGCATTCCCACCAATATGCTGGGCGAAATCTTCGAGATGTTTCGCCAAGGAGACAACTCGCTGGAGCGAGCCAACGGCGGACTGGGCATTGGCCTGACGCTGGTCAAACGGCTGGTCGAGGAACATGGCGGCTCAATCCAGGCACACAGTGATGGTCCGGGATGCGGCAGCGAATTCGTCGTGAAGTTGCCCACGCTTGCTCCGACAGACGCCAACGGCGATGGCCAGGAGATGCGCTATCGCGTCGAACAGGTGGCCAGTGTGCCGGCGCACCGCATTCTCGTCGTCGACGACGTACGCGCTTCGGCGCATACCCTGGCCATGATGCTGCGCGTGATTGGCCAGGAGGTGGCCGAGGCGAACGACGGGCCGACCGGCATCGAGTGGGCGCTCGCCAACCGGCCGGCCGTTGTATTTCTGGATATCGCCATGCCAGGCATGAGCGGGTATGACGTGGCACGCCGCATGCGGGCGGAATTGCCTGAGGTCGTGCTGGTGGCGCTGACCGGTTACGGGCAGGAAGACGACCGCCGGACAGCGCTAGAGGCCGGCTTCGATCATCACCTGGTAAAGCCGACCAGCCTCGATACTCTGCGGCAATTGCTGGCGGGGATTGGTCCGGCCGGCGTTCCCGTCGATGGACAGGCCACGTAA
- a CDS encoding putative zinc-binding metallopeptidase, producing MRNYHCVCGNTIFFHNSQCIACRREQGFCPTCRLVVALLPQEEGGYLCGNPECGAALAKCQNYAEHNVCNRSVPADAAGTLCDCCRFNETIPDLSVAGNWEKWQRLETAKRRLFYDLEELGLPYGQACDQVDPPLTFDFKADVIPVKNFWRSIGKVEKVFTGHAAGRITINIREADDVEREKLRVDFGEAHRTLIGHFRHEIGHYYWDQLVKGRREDECRAVFGDHDNPTYAEAIEKYYKDGAPVDWSQNYVSAYATMHPWEDFAETWATYLDMISGLDTAQHVGFGGVAEPIAADLDAMVRRYQQLGIALNEVNRSMGLLDVVPEIFVEPVVAKLRFIHDLARAGRAENGALGGTPPVTAGEIPAPPDAASAGPVLNETGVVVAGSA from the coding sequence ATGCGCAACTATCACTGCGTCTGCGGAAATACTATTTTTTTCCACAACAGCCAATGCATCGCTTGCAGGCGGGAGCAAGGATTCTGCCCCACGTGCCGGCTGGTGGTCGCACTGTTGCCTCAAGAAGAGGGCGGGTACCTGTGCGGCAACCCCGAATGTGGCGCGGCACTGGCCAAGTGTCAGAACTACGCAGAACATAACGTCTGCAATCGTAGCGTACCGGCCGATGCCGCGGGGACGTTATGCGATTGTTGCCGATTCAACGAAACTATTCCGGACCTGTCCGTTGCGGGCAATTGGGAGAAATGGCAACGCTTGGAAACGGCCAAACGCCGGCTGTTTTATGATCTGGAGGAACTCGGCCTGCCGTACGGTCAGGCCTGCGATCAGGTCGATCCGCCGCTCACGTTCGACTTCAAGGCCGACGTAATCCCCGTCAAGAACTTTTGGCGCTCGATCGGCAAGGTCGAAAAGGTGTTCACCGGGCACGCCGCTGGCCGGATCACGATCAACATTCGCGAAGCGGACGATGTCGAGCGCGAAAAGCTACGCGTGGACTTCGGCGAGGCACACCGTACGCTGATCGGCCACTTCCGTCACGAGATCGGGCATTATTACTGGGACCAACTAGTGAAGGGCCGGCGCGAGGATGAGTGCCGCGCCGTCTTCGGCGACCACGATAATCCAACTTACGCCGAGGCGATCGAAAAGTATTACAAGGACGGTGCGCCCGTGGATTGGTCGCAGAATTACGTCAGCGCCTACGCGACGATGCATCCTTGGGAGGATTTCGCCGAGACGTGGGCCACTTATCTGGACATGATCAGCGGCCTTGATACGGCCCAACATGTCGGTTTTGGTGGCGTCGCCGAGCCGATCGCCGCGGATCTCGACGCAATGGTGCGGCGCTATCAGCAATTGGGGATCGCGCTGAACGAAGTGAATCGCAGCATGGGGTTGCTGGATGTGGTGCCCGAGATCTTCGTCGAGCCCGTCGTGGCGAAGCTGCGCTTCATCCACGATCTGGCGCGGGCCGGTCGCGCCGAGAATGGCGCGCTGGGCGGGACGCCCCCGGTTACGGCGGGCGAAATTCCTGCGCCGCCGGACGCCGCCTCGGCGGGGCCAGTCTTGAACGAGACCGGCGTCGTGGTTGCAGGCAGCGCCTGA
- a CDS encoding M56 family metallopeptidase, which translates to MDTIELLSGRWWNWIVAASWQLAIVTCVVGALVALLRRASPRLRHALWLIVLVKVFLPPGLTAPWSIGRFVAPRVAAAGISLSPNGAIQKADSTETEDGSIAVDDDAAGIVAAQNDSRLARATKDAVGLSTRACLMLAWLTGLFVFAVVVLARYVEVLRVVREATVIDEGPIRVLAERIGLALHLQRLPELLATLRVSSPFLFGALRPRIVLPAALMADLNETELRAVLTHELIHWQRRDVWIGWLQVVGQGMFWFHPFLWWVNRELRHERECACDEAVLRLGEVRPQQYGDSIVRVLMAARARSMATGSLVGVFERGTKLQNRLEEIVNHESAARRFGWWSRLAVAALALLVLPIAPGASQPGKASDLPEKTPYPQIVSTTPKIGATDVAADLQWITVTFDRDMADGMSWTGGPPFFPQTDEKRQAKWKDQRTCVLPVKLAAGTYYRLGINSTSYRNFRAQGGPPAPPSALYFATKGANADVAARVEVPKIVSLSPANDAQDVDPSTTQLQVTFDRPMGEGMSWTGRGPKVPKMDNTIPPRWSSDGRVCAISVKLEPGHDYEIGLNDPHNVNFQSSFGVPLKAIVYRFRTAGK; encoded by the coding sequence GTGGACACCATTGAGCTGCTGTCGGGTCGCTGGTGGAACTGGATTGTCGCGGCAAGCTGGCAGTTAGCGATTGTGACTTGCGTCGTCGGGGCGCTTGTGGCACTGCTGCGCCGTGCCTCGCCCCGATTGCGCCACGCCCTATGGCTGATCGTCTTGGTAAAAGTCTTTCTGCCCCCCGGCCTGACGGCGCCGTGGAGCATCGGCCGGTTCGTGGCTCCGCGGGTTGCGGCCGCAGGGATTTCGCTTTCGCCTAACGGCGCCATTCAAAAGGCGGACAGCACCGAGACTGAAGATGGCTCGATTGCTGTCGACGACGATGCCGCGGGAATCGTTGCGGCGCAGAATGACTCCAGGCTGGCGCGGGCGACCAAGGACGCGGTTGGGCTCTCAACTCGCGCCTGCTTGATGTTGGCCTGGCTCACGGGGCTCTTTGTGTTCGCCGTCGTTGTCCTGGCTCGGTATGTAGAGGTTTTGCGCGTCGTTCGCGAGGCAACGGTCATTGACGAGGGGCCCATCCGGGTTTTGGCCGAGAGGATTGGCTTGGCGTTACACTTGCAGCGCCTGCCCGAGTTGCTGGCCACGCTGCGCGTGAGCAGTCCCTTTCTGTTCGGAGCGTTACGGCCACGGATTGTCCTGCCGGCGGCCTTGATGGCGGATTTAAACGAAACCGAATTGCGTGCGGTGTTGACGCACGAATTGATTCATTGGCAGCGCCGCGACGTCTGGATCGGTTGGTTGCAAGTCGTGGGGCAGGGGATGTTCTGGTTTCATCCGTTCCTGTGGTGGGTTAACCGCGAGCTACGCCACGAGCGTGAATGCGCTTGTGACGAGGCAGTGCTGCGACTTGGCGAAGTACGCCCGCAGCAGTACGGCGACTCGATCGTGCGGGTGTTGATGGCGGCGCGCGCGAGGTCGATGGCGACGGGCAGTCTGGTCGGTGTTTTCGAACGTGGAACAAAACTGCAAAACCGATTGGAGGAGATCGTGAATCACGAATCCGCGGCACGAAGATTTGGTTGGTGGTCCCGGTTGGCAGTCGCGGCCTTGGCCCTGCTTGTGCTGCCGATAGCGCCTGGCGCTAGTCAGCCCGGCAAGGCATCGGACTTGCCGGAGAAAACACCTTATCCCCAGATTGTTTCCACGACCCCCAAGATCGGCGCGACGGACGTGGCAGCAGACCTGCAATGGATTACGGTCACCTTCGATCGTGACATGGCCGACGGCATGAGCTGGACCGGTGGTCCGCCCTTCTTCCCTCAAACGGATGAGAAACGCCAGGCGAAATGGAAAGACCAACGCACCTGCGTATTGCCCGTCAAACTGGCGGCAGGCACCTATTATCGGCTGGGCATCAATTCGACGAGCTACCGGAATTTTCGAGCCCAGGGCGGTCCGCCGGCGCCCCCCTCGGCCTTGTATTTTGCGACCAAGGGGGCGAATGCCGATGTGGCGGCTCGGGTTGAAGTTCCGAAAATCGTCTCCCTCTCGCCCGCCAATGATGCGCAGGATGTTGATCCAAGTACGACGCAGTTGCAGGTCACGTTCGACAGGCCGATGGGAGAAGGAATGTCGTGGACCGGCCGCGGGCCGAAAGTTCCCAAGATGGACAATACGATCCCGCCACGATGGTCGTCGGATGGCCGGGTGTGCGCAATCTCGGTGAAGCTGGAACCAGGGCACGATTACGAAATCGGGCTCAATGATCCCCACAACGTCAATTTCCAAAGCAGCTTCGGCGTCCCCCTAAAGGCGATCGTCTATCGCTTTCGCACGGCAGGCAAATAA
- a CDS encoding BlaI/MecI/CopY family transcriptional regulator, with amino-acid sequence MAAREEPTPLSPAEWEVMKVLWDHGPLAARDVYARLPDQHGWAYKTVKTLLSRLVAKDALAYDQVGNSYLYRAAVDRQRMTRQEVRSIFQRLISEASAPVLAQFIEEAELSDEEIRALKRQLDQKRNDRSR; translated from the coding sequence ATGGCTGCTCGTGAAGAGCCAACGCCGTTATCGCCCGCGGAATGGGAAGTGATGAAGGTCCTGTGGGACCACGGGCCGCTCGCGGCGCGCGACGTCTATGCACGATTGCCTGACCAACACGGCTGGGCCTACAAGACCGTGAAGACGCTGCTGTCGCGGTTGGTCGCCAAGGACGCCTTGGCCTACGACCAGGTCGGGAATTCGTACCTCTATCGTGCGGCCGTCGACCGGCAGCGGATGACGCGGCAGGAAGTTCGCAGCATCTTTCAACGCCTGATTAGCGAGGCATCAGCGCCCGTGCTGGCGCAGTTCATCGAAGAAGCCGAGCTTTCGGACGAAGAGATTCGCGCGCTGAAGCGGCAACTCGATCAGAAGCGCAACGATCGCTCGCGCTAG
- a CDS encoding alkyl sulfatase dimerization domain-containing protein, producing MRFLGAVLLVASMSVGAAAEANEEATPPADATATTMQANARVRETLPFTDQQSFADARRGLIAPLSADIIRTDQGDVVWDPNQFGFIKEDAAAPDTVNPSLWRQSQLVNISGLFEVTERIYQVRNADLSNMTLIEGNSGLIVVDPLVSAETARAALALYFSHRPKRNIVAVIYSHSHVDHFGGVRGVVSPDDVKAGKVAIYAPEGFFEHAISENVMAGNVMGRRAGYMYGNLLPPDPRGQVGAGLGMTTSTGTVTLIPPTVYISRDGQEETIDGLKFEFMLAPGSEAPSEMHWYLPELKALTVAENACHTLHNLYSLRGTKLRDPLAWSKYLHNSVRKWGGKAEVLYGMHHWPVWSKERVIEHLERQRDLYRFINDQTLRLANQGLTMTEIAEQIELPESLAKYWSNRDYYGTLNHNVKSTYVFYLGWFDGNPATLHPLPPVEGSKKYVEYMGGADAVLAKAREAFDNGDYRWVAEVVNHVVFADPKNRAAKELQANALEQLGYQAESGPCRNFYLSAAKELRQGIVKTDVASSVGDVVASLTLDQFFDYLGIRLNAPKAAGKRITLNFDFSDTGEKYVLTLAHSVLNHSDGVQAADADATLKLSRTLLNKIMLRQVTMPEALASGDIKITGKVASVGQLFGLLDTFDAWFPIVTP from the coding sequence ATGCGTTTTCTGGGCGCCGTTTTGTTGGTGGCGAGCATGAGCGTCGGCGCAGCTGCCGAGGCGAACGAGGAAGCGACGCCGCCGGCCGACGCTACGGCCACGACCATGCAGGCGAACGCACGGGTGCGCGAGACGTTGCCCTTTACCGATCAACAGTCGTTCGCCGACGCGCGCCGCGGGCTTATCGCTCCCTTGTCGGCAGACATTATTCGCACCGACCAGGGGGACGTGGTTTGGGACCCGAATCAGTTTGGCTTTATCAAGGAAGATGCCGCGGCGCCGGACACGGTCAATCCCAGCCTATGGCGGCAATCGCAGTTAGTGAATATCTCGGGCCTGTTCGAGGTCACCGAGCGCATCTATCAGGTGAGGAATGCCGACCTGTCGAACATGACGCTGATCGAGGGGAACTCGGGCTTGATCGTCGTCGATCCCTTGGTGTCAGCCGAAACGGCCCGCGCGGCGCTCGCGCTGTATTTTTCGCACCGGCCGAAGCGAAACATTGTTGCCGTGATCTACTCGCATTCGCACGTCGACCATTTCGGTGGGGTGCGCGGCGTCGTCTCGCCCGACGATGTGAAGGCGGGCAAGGTGGCGATCTACGCCCCCGAGGGATTCTTCGAACACGCGATTAGCGAAAACGTGATGGCCGGGAACGTCATGGGACGCCGGGCCGGGTACATGTACGGCAACCTGCTGCCCCCCGACCCGCGCGGTCAGGTGGGGGCAGGGCTGGGAATGACGACCTCGACCGGCACCGTGACGTTGATTCCACCGACGGTGTACATCAGCCGCGACGGCCAGGAAGAAACCATCGACGGGCTGAAGTTCGAGTTCATGCTCGCCCCGGGGAGCGAAGCGCCATCGGAAATGCACTGGTATTTGCCGGAACTGAAGGCGCTGACCGTGGCTGAGAATGCCTGCCATACTCTGCACAATTTGTATTCGCTGCGCGGCACGAAGCTGCGCGATCCGCTGGCGTGGTCGAAGTATCTGCACAACTCGGTGCGGAAATGGGGAGGCAAGGCTGAGGTACTGTACGGCATGCATCATTGGCCGGTGTGGAGCAAGGAGCGCGTTATCGAACATCTTGAGCGGCAACGCGATCTGTATCGATTCATCAACGATCAAACTTTACGGCTGGCCAATCAAGGGCTGACGATGACCGAGATTGCCGAGCAGATCGAACTGCCCGAGTCGCTGGCCAAATATTGGTCGAACCGCGACTACTACGGCACTTTGAATCACAACGTGAAGTCGACGTACGTGTTTTATCTTGGCTGGTTCGACGGCAACCCAGCGACTTTGCATCCGCTACCGCCGGTCGAAGGAAGCAAAAAATACGTGGAGTACATGGGGGGCGCCGACGCAGTACTTGCCAAAGCACGCGAGGCCTTCGACAACGGAGATTACCGCTGGGTGGCCGAGGTGGTGAACCATGTGGTGTTCGCCGACCCGAAGAATCGCGCGGCCAAGGAGCTGCAGGCCAATGCGCTCGAGCAATTGGGATATCAGGCGGAATCGGGGCCCTGTCGCAATTTCTACCTGAGCGCGGCCAAGGAGCTGCGGCAGGGGATCGTCAAAACCGATGTCGCCTCGTCGGTGGGGGACGTTGTCGCGTCGCTGACGTTGGATCAATTCTTCGATTACCTGGGGATACGGCTTAACGCACCGAAGGCCGCCGGCAAGCGGATCACGCTGAACTTCGATTTCAGTGACACGGGCGAGAAGTACGTGTTGACGCTGGCCCATTCGGTGTTGAACCATTCCGATGGCGTGCAGGCGGCTGACGCTGACGCCACTTTGAAGCTGTCGCGCACATTGCTGAACAAGATCATGCTGCGTCAGGTGACGATGCCCGAGGCCTTGGCGTCAGGCGACATCAAAATCACCGGCAAGGTAGCAAGCGTGGGACAACTGTTTGGCCTGCTTGACACGTTCGACGCCTGGTTCCCGATTGTTACGCCGTAG
- a CDS encoding ABC transporter ATP-binding protein translates to MSADSSGNANFAIRAVDLVKSYDCAAQPVYALRGISFEVRPGERVALLGKSGSGKSTLLNLLGGLDRPKSGSLQVAGEELSTLSDRQLARFRSASVGCIFQSFNLILSRTALENVELPMIFAGQTSAARRAIARQALEAVGLVARLDHFPTQLSGGENQRVAIARALVNRPRVLLADEPTGNLDSATAREVVALLTAHVAEHGTTLILVTHDEELAASCTDRVIRLQDGQILN, encoded by the coding sequence ATGAGTGCCGACAGTAGCGGGAACGCCAACTTCGCCATTCGCGCGGTCGATCTCGTGAAATCGTACGACTGCGCCGCGCAACCGGTCTATGCGCTGCGCGGCATTTCGTTCGAAGTCCGGCCAGGCGAGCGCGTGGCACTCTTGGGAAAATCAGGCTCAGGCAAGTCGACCTTGCTGAACCTGCTGGGCGGCCTCGATCGCCCGAAATCCGGTTCGCTGCAAGTGGCCGGAGAGGAACTGAGCACGCTTTCGGATCGTCAACTGGCCCGCTTCCGATCAGCCTCGGTCGGCTGCATCTTTCAGTCGTTCAATCTGATCTTGTCGCGGACGGCGCTAGAAAATGTCGAGCTGCCGATGATCTTCGCTGGGCAAACTTCGGCCGCGCGCCGCGCCATTGCCCGTCAGGCACTCGAAGCGGTGGGACTTGTCGCGCGATTGGATCATTTCCCCACACAACTCAGCGGTGGCGAGAATCAGCGCGTGGCGATTGCCCGCGCCTTGGTGAATCGCCCGCGCGTGTTACTGGCGGACGAGCCGACAGGTAATCTCGACAGCGCCACGGCCCGCGAAGTGGTGGCGCTGCTCACCGCGCACGTTGCCGAGCATGGCACAACGTTGATCCTCGTCACGCATGACGAGGAACTGGCCGCCTCGTGTACCGACCGTGTTATCCGCTTGCAAGATGGCCAGATCCTGAATTGA